ACGCTCGGCGTGGAATTCGACGAGGACAAGAGCTGGGACGAGAAGCGGGAGGTGTGGAAGATCAGCGGGAAAATCTACCGCTCCTTCAACATCACGCAGTCGGCCATCGTCAAGGACGAGTACACCACGGTCCTGGCCGCGGCCGTGCTGGTCTCGTGAGGAAAGAAGCGGGAATGCGCGGAGCGCGGATCATCGGCACGGGGCGGGCCCTACCAAAGCGCGTGGTGAAGAACGAGGAGCTGACGCGGCGGATGGACACGTCGGACGAGTGGATCGTCCAGCGCACCGGGGTCCGGGAGCGCAGGTACGTCGATCCGGGGACGGGCTCGTCCCACCTCGGCGCCGAAGCCGCGCGCAAGGCGATCGCGAACGCCGGGATCACGGTGAACGACATCGACCTGATCGTCTTCGCCACCCTCTCGCCGGATCACGTCTTCCCCGGGAACGGCGTCCTGGTCCAGGAGCAGCTCGGGATGCGGACCGTGGGCGCCCTCGACGTGCGCGACCAGTGCACCGGCTTCGTCTACGGTCTCTCCGTGGCGGAGGCGTACGTCAAGGGCGGGTTCCACGACCACGTCCTGGTGATCGGCGCCGAGGTGCAGAGCACCGGGCTCGACTTCAGCATGAAGGGGCGCGACGTGGCGGTGATCTTCGGGGACGGCGCGGGGGCGGTCGTCGTCGGCCCCGCGGAGCCGGGGAGGGGGATCCTCTCTTCCCACCTTCATTCCGAGGGGAAATACGCCAAGGAGCTGTGGGTCGAAGCGCCCAGTTTTATCGATCACCCCTGGATTACCCACGAGATGATCGATGCCGGGAGACATTTCCCGAAGATGAACGGTCGGTACGTCTTCACCCACGCGGTCCGGCGCTTCCCCGAGGTGATCCGGGAGGGCCTCGAAAAGAACGGCCTTACGATTGCGGACCTCTCCCTGCTGATTCCCCACCAGGCGAACCTGCGCATCACCCAGGCGGTCGGGGCCGCCCTCCAGTTGCCCGAGGGGAAGGTGTTCTCCAACGTCGAGCGGTACGGGAACACGACGGCGGCGTCGATCCCGATCGCGCTCGACGAGTGCGTCGAGCAGGGCCGGATCCGGGAGGGGGACATCGTCTGCCTCGCTTCGTTCGGTTCCGGATTCACCTGGGCCTCGGCGCTCCTCCGCTGGTAGTGCCGGGGCGTGCGAATCCGGGAGATGGGTCCGTCGGATCTCGACGGCGTGATGGCGATCGAGGAGGTCTCCTTCCCGACGCCCTGGTCCCCGGGGATGTTCCTCGAGGACTTCCCGCGCGACTTCTCCGATACCCTGGTCGCGGCGGGGACGGATGACGAGGTCCTCGGATACGCCGTCTGCTGGACCCTCGCAGGGGAGTCCCACCTGTTGAACATCGCCGTGCACCCCGAGCGGCGGGGGCAGGGGATCGGCCGGGCCCTCCTGTCCGAGTGCATCCGCCGCGCCGCGCGGGCGGGGGCCTCGCTGATCTTCCTTGAGGTGCGCGCCGGAAACGAGGCCGCACAACGCCTTTATCGCTCGATGGGGTTCGTGTTCCGGGGGATCCGGAAAGGGTATTACACCGACACGCGAGAGGATGCCGTCATCCTCGACCGGGAGGTACGGAAGAGCGATGCCGCAGGGTAACGCCCGGTTCGTCCATGGGAAGATCCTTCACAACACGGGGAGCGGCATCTTCTACCGGATGGAGGTGGCGATCCCGGAACGGATCGACT
This genomic stretch from Deltaproteobacteria bacterium harbors:
- the rimI gene encoding ribosomal protein S18-alanine N-acetyltransferase; its protein translation is MGPSDLDGVMAIEEVSFPTPWSPGMFLEDFPRDFSDTLVAAGTDDEVLGYAVCWTLAGESHLLNIAVHPERRGQGIGRALLSECIRRAARAGASLIFLEVRAGNEAAQRLYRSMGFVFRGIRKGYYTDTREDAVILDREVRKSDAAG
- a CDS encoding ketoacyl-ACP synthase III, with amino-acid sequence MRGARIIGTGRALPKRVVKNEELTRRMDTSDEWIVQRTGVRERRYVDPGTGSSHLGAEAARKAIANAGITVNDIDLIVFATLSPDHVFPGNGVLVQEQLGMRTVGALDVRDQCTGFVYGLSVAEAYVKGGFHDHVLVIGAEVQSTGLDFSMKGRDVAVIFGDGAGAVVVGPAEPGRGILSSHLHSEGKYAKELWVEAPSFIDHPWITHEMIDAGRHFPKMNGRYVFTHAVRRFPEVIREGLEKNGLTIADLSLLIPHQANLRITQAVGAALQLPEGKVFSNVERYGNTTAASIPIALDECVEQGRIREGDIVCLASFGSGFTWASALLRW